One Paracidovorax avenae ATCC 19860 genomic region harbors:
- a CDS encoding SMI1/KNR4 family protein, with translation MSKKEIDKLLSLCAPASDSALKADVQVFRNCAGSIGEELHYMLLKMNGGYGFEGALHFFSADEACKDLSIERWNSSDLWRSDYKDLDPLGYFFAEDVFGNQFFIKDEKISTFDPETGETEEIADSLNDWASEIMGDYDFYTGHSLAHEWQEVHGPIPQGSRLLPKIPFVTGGEYEVENLYALDSVKAMKYRASIALQIKDMPDGSRINIKID, from the coding sequence ATGTCAAAGAAAGAAATCGATAAGCTCTTGAGTTTATGCGCTCCTGCGTCTGACTCCGCGCTGAAGGCTGATGTTCAAGTATTTCGCAATTGTGCAGGTTCTATAGGTGAAGAACTGCACTACATGTTGTTGAAAATGAACGGTGGTTATGGATTTGAAGGTGCTCTACATTTTTTCAGTGCAGATGAGGCTTGCAAGGACCTTTCCATTGAGCGTTGGAACTCCAGTGATCTGTGGCGGAGTGACTACAAGGATTTGGATCCGTTAGGGTATTTTTTTGCCGAAGATGTTTTTGGAAATCAATTTTTTATAAAGGATGAAAAAATTTCCACCTTCGACCCTGAGACAGGGGAGACGGAGGAGATTGCAGATTCATTGAACGATTGGGCGTCAGAGATTATGGGTGACTATGATTTTTATACCGGTCATTCTTTGGCACATGAATGGCAAGAAGTTCATGGTCCAATTCCTCAGGGAAGTAGATTGCTGCCGAAAATTCCTTTTGTCACAGGCGGTGAGTATGAGGTGGAAAATCTTTATGCCTTGGACTCTGTTAAGGCAATGAAGTACCGGGCTTCTATTGCATTACAAATCAAAGATATGCCGGATGGTTCAAGAATTAATATAAAAATTGATTAG